The following coding sequences lie in one Bacillota bacterium genomic window:
- a CDS encoding 2-oxoacid ferredoxin oxidoreductase (catalyzes the coenzyme A-dependent decarboxylation of 2-oxoacids, such as pyruvate and 2-oxoglutarate): MRDIKEYAGGTPAWCPGCGDFAILDAVKQALAEMDISPSRAVVVSGIGQAGKLPHYMRVNTLNTLHGRTLPTATAVTQVNPQLTVFAVGGDGDGYGEGGNHFLHALRRNPDMTYIVCDNRVFGLTKGQASPTSDVGTLGGLTPQGTVYPALNPLALAIMLEAGSVARGFSGAKEHLVNLIKDAVRTPGFSLIDVLQPCVSFNKVNTWQWYRERVYELEADYNPTDQQQALALARQWDEQIPIGVLYRSGRESSIAPENLVSAELRPNLEPLLDRYRV, from the coding sequence ATGAGGGATATCAAAGAATATGCCGGTGGCACACCTGCTTGGTGCCCCGGTTGTGGTGACTTCGCGATCCTTGATGCTGTGAAGCAGGCGTTGGCAGAAATGGATATTTCCCCCTCCCGGGCAGTAGTAGTCTCCGGAATTGGTCAGGCGGGCAAATTACCCCACTATATGCGGGTGAACACCTTGAATACCCTCCATGGTCGGACCTTGCCAACAGCAACGGCTGTTACGCAGGTCAATCCGCAATTGACAGTGTTTGCTGTGGGCGGTGACGGAGATGGCTATGGCGAAGGCGGAAATCATTTTCTCCACGCCCTGAGGCGAAACCCTGATATGACTTACATCGTCTGCGACAACCGGGTGTTTGGCCTTACCAAGGGGCAGGCATCGCCGACCTCCGATGTCGGGACCCTGGGTGGGTTGACCCCCCAAGGAACTGTGTATCCAGCATTGAATCCGCTGGCGCTGGCAATAATGCTGGAGGCTGGTTCGGTGGCCCGTGGTTTTTCCGGCGCCAAGGAGCATCTGGTGAACCTAATAAAAGACGCGGTCAGGACACCGGGGTTCTCGCTAATAGATGTGCTGCAGCCATGTGTGTCTTTCAATAAAGTGAATACCTGGCAGTGGTATCGTGAGCGGGTTTATGAGCTCGAGGCCGACTATAATCCCACTGATCAGCAACAGGCGCTTGCGCTTGCGCGCCAGTGGGATGAGCAGATACCGATTGGTGTGCTTTATCGTTCCGGCCGCGAAAGCAGTATAGCGCCCGAAAACCTTGTTTCGGCAGAGCTGCGTCCGAACCTGGAACCGCTGCTGGACAGATATCGCGTATAA
- a CDS encoding 2-oxoacid:acceptor oxidoreductase subunit alpha, protein MEYNVRLCGAAGQGLQSVGKVLISALSKTGWHIYAHQDYESRIRGGANFFQIRISDRPLTTFSPQVDLLVALSSESYQIFADDLHPQSICFHPGPEKLNRDFTEHIFNPETVAQESGGNKRMASAVVAGLVWATVSEDHEPVLAELAEFFGARDQEIGEGNRKAGAAGVELARQLGIKALAGGPRPEAGRMVLRGNDAVALGALAAGVKYVAAYPMTPSTSITELIAAEGKKLGVSVEQAEDEIAAINMAIGAGYTGVRAMTTTSGGGFCLMTEAIGLAGSAEIPVVVVNGQRPGPSTGLPTRTEQGDLLFAVHSGHGDFPVAVLAPGSIEEAFYIMGDAFNFAEQYQIPVIVLTDQYLADSFQTLSELAPDRIKIDRGKLAEPSENYKRYQLTSDGISPRLFPGAEPAVVVSAGDEHNEEGHLIEDAETRIAMMEKRMNKLKQISVLQPVTCGETKQPTLSLITWGSTWGIVQEAVQDLVSSGVSVQGIHLPQLAPLPAEALQAILSAGPVYTVESNFSGQLATLLKGHGFTISGTCSRYDGRPLEVRQIIEYVREVQG, encoded by the coding sequence ATGGAGTATAACGTACGTCTATGTGGTGCCGCGGGGCAGGGCCTGCAATCGGTGGGAAAGGTGCTGATCTCCGCACTGTCAAAAACAGGTTGGCATATCTATGCCCACCAGGATTATGAATCACGGATACGCGGCGGAGCGAATTTTTTTCAAATTAGGATTAGTGATAGACCACTGACTACCTTTTCTCCTCAGGTTGACTTGCTTGTGGCGCTGAGTAGCGAATCCTACCAGATCTTTGCTGATGACCTTCATCCGCAAAGCATATGTTTTCATCCTGGCCCGGAGAAACTGAACCGGGACTTCACAGAGCATATCTTTAATCCGGAAACTGTCGCCCAAGAAAGCGGTGGCAACAAACGAATGGCCAGCGCCGTCGTGGCTGGTTTGGTCTGGGCCACTGTCAGCGAAGACCATGAACCGGTGTTGGCTGAGCTGGCAGAGTTTTTTGGCGCTCGCGACCAGGAGATTGGAGAGGGCAATCGCAAAGCAGGGGCGGCTGGCGTGGAATTGGCCCGACAGCTTGGTATTAAAGCACTTGCTGGTGGACCACGTCCCGAGGCTGGCCGAATGGTGCTGCGGGGCAATGATGCTGTTGCGTTGGGCGCACTGGCTGCCGGAGTAAAATATGTTGCAGCTTACCCCATGACCCCTTCCACAAGTATCACTGAACTCATTGCGGCGGAAGGAAAAAAGTTGGGCGTCAGCGTGGAGCAGGCAGAGGATGAGATTGCAGCCATAAATATGGCGATTGGCGCCGGCTATACCGGTGTCCGTGCCATGACCACCACCTCCGGCGGTGGCTTCTGCTTGATGACCGAGGCAATTGGCTTGGCCGGAAGCGCGGAAATTCCAGTGGTTGTTGTCAATGGCCAGCGTCCCGGGCCCAGTACAGGGCTACCCACGCGCACCGAACAGGGTGATTTGTTGTTTGCAGTGCATTCTGGCCATGGGGATTTTCCTGTTGCAGTTTTGGCCCCGGGCAGCATCGAAGAGGCGTTTTATATTATGGGCGATGCATTTAACTTTGCGGAGCAATACCAGATACCGGTGATTGTGCTGACTGATCAGTATCTTGCCGATAGCTTCCAGACGCTCTCGGAACTTGCCCCGGACCGGATTAAAATTGACAGAGGCAAATTGGCAGAGCCCAGTGAGAACTATAAGCGCTATCAGTTGACCAGTGATGGCATCTCCCCTCGTCTATTTCCCGGAGCCGAACCGGCTGTAGTTGTCTCGGCCGGAGATGAACATAACGAAGAGGGGCACCTGATTGAGGATGCCGAAACCCGGATTGCAATGATGGAAAAACGCATGAATAAATTAAAGCAGATCTCAGTTCTGCAGCCGGTAACATGTGGAGAAACAAAGCAGCCGACGCTCAGCCTAATTACTTGGGGCTCGACTTGGGGCATTGTTCAGGAAGCCGTGCAGGACTTGGTTAGTTCTGGAGTTTCTGTCCAGGGAATTCACCTGCCACAGTTGGCTCCGTTGCCGGCTGAAGCATTACAGGCCATTCTTTCTGCTGGGCCAGTATATACGGTGGAAAGCAACTTCAGTGGTCAACTGGCAACTTTGCTGAAAGGGCACGGCTTTACAATATCCGGAACGTGCAGCCGTTATGACGGCCGTCCACTGGAAGTGAGACAGATAATTGAGTATGTCAGGGAGGTGCAAGGTTGA